A single region of the Phalacrocorax carbo chromosome 4, bPhaCar2.1, whole genome shotgun sequence genome encodes:
- the LOC104053109 gene encoding 16 kDa beta-galactoside-binding lectin — translation MEQGLVVTQLDIQPGECIKVKGKILSDAKGFAVNVGKDSSNLMLHFNPRFDCHGDVNTVVCNSKQDGTWGEEDRKADFPFQYGDKIEICISFNEMEATVKLPEVEFQFPNRLSMEKIEYLAVEGDFKVKAIKFSQQR, via the exons ATGGAGCAA GGACTGGTCGTTACTCAGCTGGACATCCAGCCTGGTGAGTGCATCAAGGTCAAAGGGAAGATCCTGTCTGATGCCAAAGG GTTTGCTGTGAATGTAGGGAAGGACAGCAGCAACCTCATGCTGCATTTCAACCCTCGCTTTGACTGCCACGGGGATGTCAACACCGTTGTGTGCAATTCGAAGCAGGATGGCACGTGGGGTGAGGAGGACAGGAAGGCTGATTTTCCCTTCCAGTACGGTGACAAGATTGAG ATTTGCATCTCCTTCAATGAAATGGAGGCAACGGTGAAGCTGCCCGAGGTGGAGTTCCAGTTCCCTAATCGTCTGAGCATGGAGAAAATTGAATACCTGGCTGTGGAGGGTGACTTTAAAGTCAAAGCCATTAAGTTCAGCCAACAGCGATAG